From Thermogladius calderae 1633, a single genomic window includes:
- the rbsK gene encoding ribokinase: protein MITVLGSIHVDFVIRVKRFPHPGETILGHGFTILPGGKGANQAVGCGRLGVKTFMVGKIGRSFRDMLVDNFKSNNVDTSYITFTDEYETGVAVIYVNDETGENMIAVDPGADYALSRGDVDRAEPALSSSRVFLTQLEIPIELVEYSLAKAAEYVDYVVLNPAPASSLRGEVLRHVDVITPNRSEASLLTGVKVTDVKSAVEAGRRLIEMGVEHVVVTMGSEGAVLVARDHALLFPAFRVSVVDTTGAGDAFNAGLAYGLAAGLPLPESVKIGVAAAAIKVTKPGAQTGLPWRADLDVFAQRREFQEYEPVVVA from the coding sequence ATGATAACAGTCCTCGGAAGTATACACGTGGACTTCGTAATTAGAGTTAAGAGGTTCCCGCACCCCGGCGAGACGATCCTGGGACACGGCTTCACGATACTCCCCGGGGGTAAAGGCGCTAACCAGGCCGTGGGCTGCGGGAGGCTGGGAGTAAAGACCTTCATGGTGGGTAAGATCGGTAGGAGCTTCCGGGACATGCTCGTTGACAACTTCAAGTCGAACAACGTCGACACCTCCTACATAACGTTCACGGACGAGTACGAGACCGGTGTAGCCGTCATCTACGTCAACGACGAGACAGGCGAGAACATGATAGCCGTCGACCCTGGGGCGGACTACGCGTTGTCGAGAGGGGACGTAGATAGAGCTGAGCCAGCCCTCTCCTCCTCCAGGGTGTTCCTCACCCAGTTGGAAATACCCATCGAGCTAGTCGAGTACTCGCTCGCGAAGGCGGCCGAGTACGTCGACTACGTAGTGCTAAACCCCGCGCCCGCGAGCAGTTTGCGTGGAGAGGTCTTGAGGCACGTAGACGTCATCACGCCAAACAGGTCGGAGGCCTCGCTCCTCACGGGTGTGAAGGTCACCGACGTCAAGAGCGCGGTGGAGGCGGGTCGGAGGCTAATTGAAATGGGTGTAGAACACGTGGTCGTTACAATGGGGTCTGAGGGAGCGGTCCTAGTCGCGAGAGACCACGCACTGTTGTTCCCGGCCTTCCGGGTGAGCGTGGTAGACACGACTGGAGCGGGGGACGCGTTCAACGCCGGCCTGGCGTACGGGCTGGCCGCAGGCCTCCCCCTCCCGGAGTCCGTGAAAATAGGCGTCGCGGCAGCGGCTATAAAGGTGACGAAGCCGGGCGCCCAGACGGGGCTCCCGTGGAGGGCCGACCTAGACGTCTTCGCCCAGAGGAGGGAGTTCCAGGAGTACGAGCCGGTCGTGGTGGCCTAG
- a CDS encoding ABC transporter permease, with amino-acid sequence MGLKGTSLSALVRKFLSLEESKPLVALLVLYLASAVISPYFLTVYNQKILLLQASPLVMLALGESMIIMMGSIDLSPGSTMALAGLIAALASNVYGFPLVLSALIGVGVGALIGLVNGLAVTKAKIPSFVATLASMVAARGLVLLVTGGTSIYGLVGYEWLTDETAGLANMVWLFIAFTALTYFILKKTTLGLKVYAIGGNEEAVRYSGLNADNVKIAVFTIAGSFYAIAGLMMDARLQAAYPWTGYGSELDAIAASVLGGIQLTGGVGSPVGSFIGAYILTLISNILILLGVNPYLQWVVKGFILGVAALTLTRGLRYVK; translated from the coding sequence GTGGGCTTAAAGGGGACCAGCCTGTCTGCTCTCGTGAGGAAGTTTCTGTCTCTCGAGGAGTCTAAGCCTCTCGTAGCGCTGCTAGTCCTGTACCTCGCCTCAGCGGTGATCTCGCCCTACTTCCTAACGGTCTACAACCAGAAGATCCTCCTACTACAGGCCTCGCCCCTGGTCATGCTAGCTCTAGGCGAGTCCATGATCATTATGATGGGGAGTATCGACCTATCGCCCGGTTCGACAATGGCGCTCGCAGGCCTAATAGCCGCGCTCGCGAGCAACGTCTACGGGTTCCCCCTAGTACTCAGCGCGCTGATCGGGGTCGGGGTGGGTGCTTTGATCGGCCTCGTCAACGGCCTGGCTGTGACCAAGGCGAAGATCCCCTCCTTCGTCGCGACGCTCGCCTCCATGGTCGCCGCGAGAGGCCTAGTCCTCCTCGTGACGGGCGGGACGTCCATATACGGGCTGGTGGGCTACGAGTGGCTCACCGACGAGACAGCTGGCCTTGCCAACATGGTCTGGCTGTTCATCGCCTTCACCGCCTTAACGTACTTCATACTGAAGAAGACCACGCTGGGCTTGAAGGTCTACGCTATAGGCGGCAACGAGGAGGCTGTAAGGTACTCCGGGTTGAACGCGGACAACGTCAAGATCGCCGTGTTCACGATAGCGGGGTCTTTCTACGCCATCGCCGGCCTGATGATGGACGCCAGGCTCCAGGCCGCTTACCCGTGGACAGGCTACGGTAGCGAGCTCGACGCCATAGCAGCCTCGGTGCTAGGCGGGATACAACTCACAGGCGGTGTCGGGTCGCCCGTGGGCTCGTTCATAGGAGCGTACATTCTGACCTTGATATCGAACATACTCATCCTCCTCGGAGTGAACCCGTACCTCCAGTGGGTGGTCAAAGGCTTCATACTAGGTGTAGCGGCCCTCACGCTGACCCGCGGGCTCCGCTACGTCAAGTAG
- a CDS encoding biotin transporter BioY translates to MSRQEYVEVSARAGVSRVLARAGYEVLEVALGVLALAASSKARFATPLSPVPFTLQTLVLLYIILVLRERAWRPVLSYIALGLAGLPVFAYGGGPAYVFSPTFGYLVGFLLASFVGGRLASGRVLTPRKLVLSSLVSTLVIYAAGYAYLTAWLAAVARTSLAAALVAGLVSGVLIFIPWDLLKALAAAVLVVATNKVRARLLKELKEYASP, encoded by the coding sequence TTGTCGCGGCAGGAGTACGTTGAGGTCTCGGCCCGGGCTGGTGTCTCGAGGGTTTTAGCACGGGCTGGGTACGAAGTCCTAGAGGTCGCCCTCGGCGTCCTAGCGCTCGCGGCCTCGAGCAAGGCCCGTTTCGCGACCCCCCTGTCCCCCGTGCCGTTCACGCTGCAGACGCTCGTACTCCTCTACATCATCCTCGTGTTAAGGGAGAGGGCTTGGAGGCCCGTCTTGTCGTATATCGCCCTCGGCCTAGCGGGCCTGCCGGTGTTTGCTTACGGGGGTGGGCCGGCATACGTGTTCTCCCCCACCTTCGGCTACCTAGTAGGCTTCCTACTGGCCAGCTTCGTGGGAGGGAGGCTGGCGTCCGGGAGGGTCCTGACCCCCAGGAAGCTCGTCTTGTCCTCCCTCGTCTCGACACTGGTGATCTACGCGGCCGGCTACGCCTACTTGACGGCGTGGCTCGCGGCTGTGGCTAGAACCAGTCTGGCCGCAGCCCTGGTGGCGGGGCTCGTGTCCGGTGTGCTCATATTCATACCATGGGACCTGCTCAAGGCGCTCGCGGCGGCCGTCCTGGTCGTCGCCACCAACAAAGTGAGGGCGAGGCTGCTCAAAGAGCTGAAAGAGTACGCGTCGCCCTAG
- a CDS encoding type II toxin-antitoxin system VapC family toxin, protein MRVVDSSALVKYFTREAGWEKVRELLMDGVVTLDLAVKEVANALWKRVTRGEIDYNVALTILGLYWKTLYQL, encoded by the coding sequence GTGAGAGTCGTTGACTCGTCCGCTCTGGTGAAGTACTTTACACGTGAAGCCGGGTGGGAGAAGGTCAGGGAGTTATTAATGGATGGCGTCGTAACCCTCGACCTCGCCGTTAAAGAAGTCGCGAACGCCCTATGGAAGAGGGTTACCAGGGGCGAAATCGACTACAACGTAGCGCTCACTATATTAGGGCTCTACTGGAAGACGCTATACCAGCTGTAG
- a CDS encoding D-ribose ABC transporter substrate-binding protein has protein sequence MGKALSKTITYVIIAIVVIAVAGGLAYWYYSSQKPSGIKVGLFISNLGNPYFALLRDGAQAAVNELKNKGVSIEMVVYDAKDDPSLQSNQIETAVGQKFSALVVNPTDIQAIQPSLSKAKSAGIPVVTTDRDVADKTLRFVFIGTDNVKGAEQAANALIQALTESGKPTPWKVVILNGIPGTTAAIDRNKGFHNVLDPLVSQGKVVIVAEEVANFRRDEALSKMESILAAKKVDAVIAANDEMALGAIQAIKGAGLTPGKDIIVVGYDAIPDAVAAVKAGEMYATIAQSPFLQGYWGILAAYYRVTQNWNPPADWIPTPTVVVTKANADTFQQEVSTPKPLPGAP, from the coding sequence ATGGGTAAGGCCCTGTCTAAAACCATAACCTACGTCATTATAGCTATTGTCGTCATCGCCGTTGCCGGCGGGCTCGCGTACTGGTACTACAGTAGCCAGAAGCCCTCTGGGATCAAGGTAGGCCTCTTCATAAGCAACCTAGGCAACCCGTACTTCGCGCTTCTACGCGACGGTGCCCAGGCGGCTGTCAACGAGCTCAAGAACAAGGGAGTCAGCATAGAGATGGTGGTCTACGACGCTAAAGACGACCCTTCGCTCCAGTCCAACCAGATAGAGACGGCTGTGGGCCAGAAGTTCAGCGCCCTCGTCGTCAACCCAACGGACATACAGGCCATCCAGCCGTCGCTGAGCAAGGCTAAGAGTGCTGGCATACCTGTCGTGACGACTGACCGTGACGTGGCCGACAAGACCCTGAGGTTCGTCTTCATCGGTACCGACAACGTTAAGGGCGCTGAGCAGGCGGCCAACGCGCTGATCCAGGCCCTCACAGAGAGCGGTAAGCCGACCCCGTGGAAGGTCGTGATACTCAACGGTATCCCGGGCACCACCGCCGCCATTGACAGGAACAAGGGCTTCCACAACGTCCTAGACCCGCTTGTATCGCAGGGTAAGGTCGTGATCGTCGCGGAGGAGGTCGCCAACTTCAGGAGGGACGAGGCCCTGAGCAAGATGGAGTCGATACTAGCCGCCAAGAAAGTGGACGCGGTGATAGCGGCTAACGACGAGATGGCGCTCGGCGCTATACAGGCCATCAAAGGGGCCGGGCTCACGCCGGGCAAGGACATCATAGTAGTGGGCTACGACGCCATCCCAGACGCCGTCGCCGCCGTGAAGGCGGGAGAGATGTACGCCACGATAGCCCAGTCGCCCTTCCTACAGGGCTACTGGGGTATCCTGGCCGCGTACTACAGGGTCACCCAGAACTGGAACCCGCCCGCAGACTGGATCCCCACACCGACCGTCGTGGTGACGAAGGCCAACGCCGACACATTCCAGCAGGAGGTCTCCACGCCTAAGCCGCTGCCTGGAGCCCCGTAG
- a CDS encoding sugar ABC transporter ATP-binding protein, with translation MSTPPAVKAVNLTKTFPGVVALNNIDFDVMYGEVHAVVGQNGAGKSTLVKVLNGIHPPDRGEIYVDGRQVRIRSPADAKKHGITLVHQELMVYPNLTVAENIFVSRMSRGRTSSFVISRRELDDYAVKYLKMVGLDVDPSTKLRDLGVGEQQLVQIARSLAEDAKVICLDEPTSALTPGEVERLFSVIRELKSRGRAVVYITHYIDEVFKIADRVTVLRDGVKIATKRVAETNASEVVSLMLGRSLSEFYAYKPVSETTGHPLLVVKNLSTQPTRPSEVPLKNISFELMRGEVLGVLGLLGSGKTELAKSLIGMQRVVSGEIWVEGRRVEVKSPLDAARLGIFYLPENRRLEGIVPLMSVKDNILLPSIDLVDKFVRKNSLEETIASDWVRRLNIKTPSLYTKVSNLSGGNQQKVVIAKALARRSRILIFDEPTMGIDIGAKVEIRRIIARLSEEGHSIILATSDVDEALTLSDKILVLYKGEVKGYLRRGEVSRDKVVKLMSGYGG, from the coding sequence ATGAGCACACCCCCCGCGGTCAAAGCCGTCAACTTGACCAAGACATTCCCGGGCGTCGTGGCCCTAAACAACATCGACTTCGACGTCATGTACGGCGAAGTCCACGCCGTAGTGGGGCAGAACGGGGCCGGGAAGTCCACGCTTGTCAAGGTACTTAACGGTATACACCCCCCTGACAGAGGCGAGATCTACGTCGACGGGAGGCAGGTGAGGATCAGGAGCCCGGCCGACGCCAAGAAGCACGGTATCACCCTCGTACACCAGGAGCTCATGGTGTATCCGAACCTCACAGTAGCGGAAAACATATTCGTGTCGAGGATGTCGCGTGGCCGCACGTCTAGCTTTGTTATAAGTAGGAGGGAGCTGGACGACTACGCCGTCAAGTACCTTAAAATGGTCGGCTTGGACGTCGACCCCTCGACGAAGCTGAGAGACCTCGGGGTAGGGGAGCAACAGCTGGTGCAGATAGCCAGATCGCTCGCGGAGGACGCTAAGGTTATCTGCCTCGACGAGCCCACGAGCGCCCTTACACCCGGCGAGGTGGAGAGGCTGTTCAGCGTGATAAGAGAGCTGAAGTCTAGGGGGAGGGCAGTCGTGTACATAACGCACTACATCGACGAGGTCTTCAAGATCGCCGACAGGGTCACCGTGTTGCGCGACGGGGTGAAGATAGCCACTAAGAGAGTCGCGGAGACCAACGCGTCCGAAGTGGTCTCCCTAATGCTGGGCAGGAGCCTTTCAGAGTTCTACGCTTATAAACCGGTCTCCGAGACTACAGGGCACCCCCTGTTAGTAGTCAAGAACCTCAGCACCCAGCCGACTAGGCCGTCTGAGGTGCCTCTCAAGAACATCAGCTTCGAGTTAATGAGGGGCGAAGTACTCGGGGTCCTAGGCCTCTTAGGCTCTGGTAAGACCGAGCTCGCCAAGTCGCTGATCGGTATGCAGAGAGTGGTCTCTGGAGAGATATGGGTTGAGGGGAGGAGAGTGGAGGTGAAGAGCCCCCTCGACGCCGCGAGGCTGGGGATCTTCTACCTCCCCGAGAACAGGAGGCTGGAGGGCATCGTCCCTCTCATGAGCGTGAAAGACAACATCCTACTGCCGTCAATAGACCTCGTCGACAAGTTCGTCAGGAAGAACTCGCTGGAGGAGACTATAGCAAGCGACTGGGTTAGAAGGCTCAACATCAAGACGCCCTCCTTGTACACGAAGGTGTCCAACTTGAGCGGGGGGAACCAGCAGAAGGTGGTCATAGCCAAGGCCCTGGCACGCAGGTCCAGGATACTCATATTCGACGAGCCCACGATGGGCATAGACATCGGCGCCAAGGTAGAGATCAGGAGGATCATCGCCAGACTGTCCGAGGAGGGGCACTCGATCATCCTCGCGACCTCAGACGTCGACGAGGCTCTTACTCTCTCCGACAAGATACTCGTTCTGTACAAGGGGGAGGTCAAGGGTTATTTACGTAGAGGAGAAGTAAGTAGAGACAAGGTCGTGAAGTTGATGTCCGGCTACGGGGGTTGA